TGCGGAGGCGTAGGCGGGGCGATCTTCCCGAAATTAACGGGATGGATGATGGACAACTATGGCGCGGACCGAACGGTCTGGATTCTTGGGGCTTTTCTTATTGCAATGTTTGTCGTATTGCTTGCGATGCTGGCGCTCGGCCGGAAGCAGCAGGCGGCAGCTGCCTGAATAGAGTAGCAGGAAACAATAAAGCCGCATGCGGTTTGTCCGGTAGGACAAGCTGCATGCGGCTTTATTGTAGGAATCCTGTCAATCCGCCTCGGTTGAAGCGGCTGCTTGATTCTATTGTTCGTCGGCATATTTATCAAAAGTGCTAGGGTCCATGACACGTCGAGCAGTCACATACCGGTTGACATAATAAGAGTCACTAAGGTTGCTTATCGTAACGCCCTTGCTGGACGATGCATGAGCAAACTTGCCATCCCCTACATAAATGCCGACATGAGATACACCACGACCGTTCGTGTTGAAGAACACGAGATCTCCGGCCACTAGATCGCTTTTTGCGATCTTCTTACCTGTTTCAGATTGCGAAGTGGAAGTACGAGGAAGATCGATGCCCATTTTGTCGAAAACATAAGAAGTAAATCCGGAGCAGTCGAATCCTTTCGTGGATGTTCCACCTGCAACGTACGGCGTGCCAATCAAGTTGCTGACAATGCCGTCCATTTTGGAGTCTGCGAAAACGCTTCCAGCCTGAAAAGCTAGCATTAGCGCAAGTCCAAGGAGTAGTGCTGTAACCTTTTTCAAAGCGGTAAAGCTCCTTCCAATGCCGACGAGGTTAGCTGTGGGGTTCGGTTGAAGGATCCCTATGACTTCTCGGGCGCCGATACAATCATTCGGACGTCGAAGTCAATTCACCCAGGGGTGGTTCCCCCGTTTCCAGTACAAGGAATTAGGCAGTTTGTTTTATGTACTTGGTAACTATTCGGTAATTTTCGTTTATCTCCTCCTCTATACGGCAATTTCTAATAATTCTCATGCAACCTTTTGACTAATGAAAGCGGAAAAGCTTGTATCCTGCGGTTAGTAGTCTTCATGTAGGGCGCGCAGACTAGCAGAGAAGCACTATAAAGATTTACTAACTCTTTACTATGTGGTTTTGCTAGCCGATATGTTGATTTATTTGGAGAATGGCGGACATGCGAGCCCGAAAAAACGCGAAAAACCCGCGCTGCGACTAGGTCGCAGGGCGGGCTGCTTCTATAATTATGAGAAAATTTTAAACTTCCTTTGATCTTAAAATGTCGTATTGGGAGGCTAGAGTCCATACTTTCATTAGGGTACGGACAAGATGATAGCCTTGGTGGACAAGAAGAGCGATAAAGCCGGCCCATACCAGGGAAAAGCCGCTGACGAACAATCCGACTCCCGATCCGATCGCCCACATGAGAAGCGATAATCCGGCAAACGGCAGAAGATGCTTAACAGCTGTGCCAAGAGATTGGACAATGCCGCCGGTTTTGCCGCTGGTCGCCCCAAGCTGCATGGCCAGGAACAGCAGATGGAGCAGGATGCCCCATAACAGCCAGCCTCCCGCGGCGGGAAGCGTCTGCTGCAGCAAGTCCCCAATCGAACGGCTGTGAAGGAGGGCTTCAAGTCCCTTGGGCAGCAGCCACCAAGCGGGAGCGAGAGCAAGAATCGTCTCGATCCAGTAGAGCAAGGTAACCGGCTTCCATGCCCGGCGGATACCTTGAAGGAACTGCGTTCCTCCTGTATCGGTCGCATGCTGCAGGGAGTAGAGCAGTCCCGCGTTAAATAACGGAGAGAGCAGCATTCTTGCGGCGAACAAGCCGCCAAGCAGCCACAGGTACGGAGTAAGCAAATCCGTCTTCATAATCTGGAACTGCGCTTCGCTCAAAAATAGCTGGACGGCTGCTTTGGACGGGGAATGATCCGGGAACCGGCGCAGCAGAGGCGCTACAACCGAATCGATAAACCGGTACAGGAAGAATCCCCATAGCAGCTGGTACAGGAATAGCAGGATAACGATATAAAAGTGCTTGATCGTAAGCCGCCAGCCTTGTCTCATATGATTTTTCATGGTTTATCCTCCTAAAAAGAATTGCGAAGCAATTCTTACTTCGAAAGCATGGACCTAAAGAATTGCGAAGCAATTCTTACTTCGAAAGCATAGTTCACCAGCCCAATAATCCGAGCAGGCCCTGAATGACATTAGAAGTGCCAAGACTCCAACGGGTACGCGTGACCTCAGATAAGTCGGCCTTCATATAGTCGTTGATATGCTTATTGTCGAGAACGTTTGTATGCTGCGGATCGACGGCAACCCATTCGAGCGGAGAGCTAAGGACAACCTTGTACTGAACTTGAGCCTCTGTCGGATCCCAGGACTTTGGAACAATGGTGCCGTCCTTGAACTTCAGGACAACCGGAACCGGACCGTTATAGCCGCCGTTGCGCTGAAGAGAGACAACCGATTCATACATCCGCGTTCCATCCTGCTCGACGGGATGGACATTAATGGACTCCACGGATACGTCCGCCATCTGATTGCCGTAGACATATTGGTCGAAGTAATTGTTCCACTTCTGTTTGGTTACCTGCTCTACAACGCGCTGGAAGTCGGTGGTGGTCGGATGCTTGAACTTATATTTCTGGAAGTAGGTGCGCATAATCTTCTGCATCATTTTCTCGCCGACCTGCTTCTCGATGCCAATCAGTACGAGCTTCGCCCGCATGTACACATTCTCGGCATAGACGTTATTGCTTGGGTAAGCCCAGGATGGCTGCTTCAGCGGAGCGGGATCCGTCATATAGCTCGCTTCCAGCGGCAGGTTGGCTTCGATGCCGTATTCGCTGGCCATGACTTTATCTTCTGCATAGGAGGTGAAGCCTTCGTCGAGCCAGGCTTCCTCGAACTCATTCGAAGCTACCATGCCGTACCAGTATTGATGCCCGACCTCATGCACGACGGTCCTCTCGAGACTGTAGCCCGGATTGTCCGTCTCTGCGGCGAAGGCCGTAACAAGTGTCGGATATTCCATTCCTCCGGAGCCGTTGGCTCCCTTGGGAGGCACAACAACCGATAAGGTTGAATACGGGTACTCGCCGTACCATTGCCCGTATTTGGAGAGCGCGGATTTGGCGGCATGCATATACCGGTCCTTCAAATCCTCATGCGCAGGATCCAGATACAGCTTGATGCGCACACCCGGAATGCCAGGGCCGGATAATGTGTCTTCATAATAGATAAAGTCCGGGGAAGCGGCCCAGGCAAAGTCATGAACGTCATCTGCGTAGAATTGATAGATCGCCCGGTTATCCTTTTTCTCTACTGCCTTCGTCTGAAAACCCGTTGCTGCAACGGTATAGGATTCCGGCACCTGGATACGGACGGAATAAATGCCGAAGTCGCTGTAAAACTCGGAGTTGCCGTGGTACTGATGCGTATTCCAGCCTTCCGTCGTGCGGCCTCTTGTCCCAGCTGTTTCGTACACGGCCAGCTTAGGGAACCATTGTCCCGCCATCACGTAATTGCCGGAGTAGCCCATACGCGCGAATACTTCGGGCAGCTTTACTTCAAAGCCCATCTCGAGGGTGACCGATTTGCCCGGGGCTACCGGTTCGGGCAGCTTAAGCTTGGCCAGCGTAAAGTCATTCGGATTGTTGTCATCGGGCTGAACATAATGCAATCGCGGAAGCAGGCTTTCCCCTTCCGTCGTCTCCAGCGTCAGCAGCTTCATGTAGCCCTGGCTTGCTTCGGTTGCTTTATCCGAGCGCAGCTTGCCGCCGGATTCCTTCATAAACGTGGTTTTGTCCGACATGAAGGCATTCGGATAGAGGTGGAAGTACAGCTCGGACACCGTCTTCTTGCCCGGAT
This region of Paenibacillus sp. JDR-2 genomic DNA includes:
- a CDS encoding C40 family peptidase, with amino-acid sequence MKKVTALLLGLALMLAFQAGSVFADSKMDGIVSNLIGTPYVAGGTSTKGFDCSGFTSYVFDKMGIDLPRTSTSQSETGKKIAKSDLVAGDLVFFNTNGRGVSHVGIYVGDGKFAHASSSKGVTISNLSDSYYVNRYVTARRVMDPSTFDKYADEQ
- a CDS encoding M1 family metallopeptidase translates to MSPRYVKRLLLFTLTAVLLGLSIQQGFGRAWQSQYTYALAPAAKAATDSAPKSAKPPASSQPDNVAPKPQALSKRITEYHINVSLRDDIRYLDGQQTVTWTNPGKKTVSELYFHLYPNAFMSDKTTFMKESGGKLRSDKATEASQGYMKLLTLETTEGESLLPRLHYVQPDDNNPNDFTLAKLKLPEPVAPGKSVTLEMGFEVKLPEVFARMGYSGNYVMAGQWFPKLAVYETAGTRGRTTEGWNTHQYHGNSEFYSDFGIYSVRIQVPESYTVAATGFQTKAVEKKDNRAIYQFYADDVHDFAWAASPDFIYYEDTLSGPGIPGVRIKLYLDPAHEDLKDRYMHAAKSALSKYGQWYGEYPYSTLSVVVPPKGANGSGGMEYPTLVTAFAAETDNPGYSLERTVVHEVGHQYWYGMVASNEFEEAWLDEGFTSYAEDKVMASEYGIEANLPLEASYMTDPAPLKQPSWAYPSNNVYAENVYMRAKLVLIGIEKQVGEKMMQKIMRTYFQKYKFKHPTTTDFQRVVEQVTKQKWNNYFDQYVYGNQMADVSVESINVHPVEQDGTRMYESVVSLQRNGGYNGPVPVVLKFKDGTIVPKSWDPTEAQVQYKVVLSSPLEWVAVDPQHTNVLDNKHINDYMKADLSEVTRTRWSLGTSNVIQGLLGLLGW